From Phycodurus eques isolate BA_2022a chromosome 13, UOR_Pequ_1.1, whole genome shotgun sequence, a single genomic window includes:
- the selenop2 gene encoding selenoprotein Pb isoform X1 — MGDDKLTVYVNVLFQAGLFQQPVRTMFSHLLLWTCSALPGLLLASISSLLVEGEDAGTRICKPAPYWDIKGQAPMQALQGSVVAVALLKASUQFCLTQASKIRDLRDKLNRSNLTEVSFMIVNERDPLSRAMYWELKRNTPPEVPVYQQNPFQNDVWEALEGDKDDFLIYDRCGLLTFHIVLPYSFLRFPYVEAAIRATYFKNICNCPTNFTAVIGIVPKNDSLPDNVNHTTASPTNQVDTDDSETTVTTPQQIHTNHHHRDHHHHLRYGHQNQSYHQKDQNTTQSLGHLHQHQHHQHSHSPQSSNHSLHTRNDN, encoded by the exons ATGGGTGATGATAAATTGACAGTGTatgtaaatgtactttttcagGCGGGTCTGTTTCAGCAGCCAGTGAGGACAATGTTCTCACACCTGTTGCTGTGGACATGTTCGGCCTTGCCAGGTCTGCTGTTGGCCTCCATAAGCAGTCTGTTGGTCGAGGGGGAGGACGCAGGCACCAGGATTTGTAAACCTGCCCCCTACTGGGACATAAAGGGACAGGCACCTATGCAGGCATTGCAGGGAAGTGTGGTGGCGGTGGCACTGCTGAAGGCTAGCTGACAGTTTTGTCTCACTCAGGCCTCCAA AATTAGAGACCTGCGTGACAAGCTGAACCGTAGCAACCTGACAGAGGTGTCCTTCATGATAGTCAATGAGCGAGATCCTCTGTCCAGAGCAATGTACTGGGAGCTGAAGAGAAACACACCTCCTGAAGTTCCAGTGTATCAGCAGAATCCCTTTCAAAATGACGTGTGGGAGGCGCTGGAGGGTGACAAAGATGACTTCCTAATCTACGACAG GTGTGGTCTCCTTACATTCCATATAGTGCTTCCGTACAGCTTCCTGCGCTTCCCCTATGTTGAGGCTGCCATCAGAGCCACctattttaaaaacatctgcaactgcCCT ACTAATTTTACTGCAGTGATTGGCATCGTCCCCAAGAACGATTCGCTGCCAGACAATGTCAACCACACCACGGCATCGCCCACAAATCAAGTGGATACAGACGATTCCGAAACGACAGTGACGACTCCTCAGCAGATACATACAAACCACCACCATCgtgaccatcatcatcatcttcgtTACGGCCACCAGAATCAGTCTTATCATCAGAAGGACCAGAATACAACTCAAAGTCTTGGTCATCTtcatcagcatcagcatcatCAACACTCTCACTCTCCACAGTCCTCGAATCACAGTCTTCATACTAGAAATGATAATTAG
- the selenop2 gene encoding selenoprotein Pb isoform X2, whose translation MFSHLLLWTCSALPGLLLASISSLLVEGEDAGTRICKPAPYWDIKGQAPMQALQGSVVAVALLKASUQFCLTQASKIRDLRDKLNRSNLTEVSFMIVNERDPLSRAMYWELKRNTPPEVPVYQQNPFQNDVWEALEGDKDDFLIYDRCGLLTFHIVLPYSFLRFPYVEAAIRATYFKNICNCPTNFTAVIGIVPKNDSLPDNVNHTTASPTNQVDTDDSETTVTTPQQIHTNHHHRDHHHHLRYGHQNQSYHQKDQNTTQSLGHLHQHQHHQHSHSPQSSNHSLHTRNDN comes from the exons ATGTTCTCACACCTGTTGCTGTGGACATGTTCGGCCTTGCCAGGTCTGCTGTTGGCCTCCATAAGCAGTCTGTTGGTCGAGGGGGAGGACGCAGGCACCAGGATTTGTAAACCTGCCCCCTACTGGGACATAAAGGGACAGGCACCTATGCAGGCATTGCAGGGAAGTGTGGTGGCGGTGGCACTGCTGAAGGCTAGCTGACAGTTTTGTCTCACTCAGGCCTCCAA AATTAGAGACCTGCGTGACAAGCTGAACCGTAGCAACCTGACAGAGGTGTCCTTCATGATAGTCAATGAGCGAGATCCTCTGTCCAGAGCAATGTACTGGGAGCTGAAGAGAAACACACCTCCTGAAGTTCCAGTGTATCAGCAGAATCCCTTTCAAAATGACGTGTGGGAGGCGCTGGAGGGTGACAAAGATGACTTCCTAATCTACGACAG GTGTGGTCTCCTTACATTCCATATAGTGCTTCCGTACAGCTTCCTGCGCTTCCCCTATGTTGAGGCTGCCATCAGAGCCACctattttaaaaacatctgcaactgcCCT ACTAATTTTACTGCAGTGATTGGCATCGTCCCCAAGAACGATTCGCTGCCAGACAATGTCAACCACACCACGGCATCGCCCACAAATCAAGTGGATACAGACGATTCCGAAACGACAGTGACGACTCCTCAGCAGATACATACAAACCACCACCATCgtgaccatcatcatcatcttcgtTACGGCCACCAGAATCAGTCTTATCATCAGAAGGACCAGAATACAACTCAAAGTCTTGGTCATCTtcatcagcatcagcatcatCAACACTCTCACTCTCCACAGTCCTCGAATCACAGTCTTCATACTAGAAATGATAATTAG